From one Amaranthus tricolor cultivar Red isolate AtriRed21 chromosome 17, ASM2621246v1, whole genome shotgun sequence genomic stretch:
- the LOC130803814 gene encoding uncharacterized protein LOC130803814, whose product MKKLTIRKKASDSKKKQSELSTEVGNVTVDEVLIDSSELVLANVDGNADEVEDSSDDDYTYDEELRLIVDKEVDEQNSRDIYFNDDEPHYPTFNPEVDFKGKINLCLGLKFPSTYVFRKALRCDCMKSKGRIVNCVCGKEKKCYFKVHAMKLKDEETIQIRNDWRENPTWELKAFKKRVNRELGCEVNEEYSRVWDYAEAIRRFNPGSTAIVKCIGIDTPPPLFQRMYICLTACKEGFIAGCRPIIGVDGAHLKGKFPGVLLTAVGKDGNNNIFPIAWAVVETENVETWTWFLNLLVEDLRSVTASSSWVQAEVEAFTFMSDRQKGLVEALNSVVPECEIRFCCRHIWANFKIKFPGELFKQHFWSAARAYNKNHFDREMNVIKNISVDAYEYLAAIPAKHWSRHAFCSRSKSGMLLNNVCESFNNVLVEARGKPIISLMEWIRRYVMQRSAAKRDGLSNFDGVLMPAITKMIEKHAKEIYGLRVIPVDVIEFEVDDIDDSYVVNLANKTCHCGSWDLIGIPCKHVVACIVLRKLDANDYVHEAYLIDTYRKTYSPKFYGMPGHKMWPTSTLAKPLPPPYRKMPGRPNKRKRKKEVGEGKGGKKAVKEFKQRRCGNCGDLGHYKKGCKNPPKPPPTKTQSKGGRPKMGSSSTQQSSSTGQQQTQNAASTSCLMDQNSQI is encoded by the exons ATGAAGAAATTGACAATCCGTAAAAAAGCCAGTGATTCGAAAAAGAAGCAGTCTGAGTTGTCAACTGAGGTGGGTAATGTGACGGTAGATGAGGTGTTGATTGATAGTTCTGAGTTGGTTTTAGCAAATGTAGATGGTAATGCTGATGAGGTTGAGGAtagtagtgatgatgattatacat aTGATGAGGAACTTAGGTTGAtagtagataaggaggttgatgaACAAAACAGCAGAGACATAtactttaatgatgatgaaccgca TTATCCTACATTCAACCCTGAGGTTGATTTCAAGGGTAAGATTAATTTGTGTTTAGGCCTTAAGTTTCCTTCGACATATGTGTTTAGAAAAGCACtaag ATGCGATTGCATGAAATCGAAAGGTAGAATTGTgaactgtgtttgtgggaaggagaagaagtgttattttaaggttcatgccATGAAACTGAAAGACGAGGAGACAattcaaataagga atGATTGGAGGGAGAATCCAACTTGGGAATTAAAGGCGTTTAAGAAACGGGTTAATAGagagttaggttgtgaagtgaa tgaagagtatagcAGGGTGTGGGATTATGCGGAAGCTATAAGGAGGTTCAATCCAGGAAGCACTGCAATCGttaaatgcattggaatagacaCACCCCCACCTTTGTTccaaaggatgtatatatgcTTGACAGCGTGTAAGGAGGGGTTTATTGCTGGCTGTAGGCCTATTATAGGTGTTGATGGGGCACATCTGAAGGGCAAATTCCCTGGGGTTTTGTTAACTGCTGTAGGTaaagatgggaacaataatATCTTTCCCATTGCATGGGCTGTGGTTGAAACAGAAAATGTAGAAACTTGGACTTGGTTTCTAAATCTTCTGGTAGAGGACCTTAGATCGGTAACTGCATCGAGTAGTTGGGTTCAAGCAGAAGTTGAAGCTTTCACCTTCatgagcgataggcaaaag GGTTTGGTTGAAGCTTTGAACTCAGTGGTTCCTGAATGTGAAATTAGGTTCTGCTGTAGGCATATATGGGCGAACTTCAAGATCAAGTTCCCTGGAGAGTTGTTCAAACAACACTTTTGGAGTGCAGCCAGAGCCTACAACAAG AATCattttgatagagaaatgaaTGTAATCAAGAATATTTCTGTTGACGCATATGAATATCTAGCTGCTATTCCTGCAAAACACTGGTCTAGGCATGCCTTTTGTAGTAGGAGTAAGTCTGGGATGTTGTTGAACAATGTTTGTGAGTCATTCAACAATGTATTAGTAGAAGCAAGGGGGAAGCCTATAATATCTCTAATGGAGTGGATTAGGAGATATGTAATGCAACGAAGCGCAGCCAAAAGGGATGGGCTTAGTAACTTTGACGGTGTGTTGATGCCAGCTATcaccaaaatgattgaaaaacaTGCAAAAGAAATATACGGTTTAAGGGTAATCCCAGTGGATGTTATtgagtttgaggtggatgatATTGACGACTCTTACGTTGTAAACTTGGCCAACAAAACTTGCCATTGTGGAAGTTGGGACCTAATAGGGATTCCTTGCAAACATGTCGTTGCTTGTATTGTTCTTAGAAAATTAGATGCCAACGACTATGTCCACGAAGCGTATCTCATAGACACGTATCGAAAAACGTATAGTCCAAAGTTTTATGGGATGCCAGGACACAAAATGTGGCCAACAAGCACTTTAGCCAAACCACTTCCTCCACCATATCgaaagatgcctggaaggcctaacaagaggaagagaaagaaggaagTTGGTGAAGGTAAAGGAGGTAAGAAGGCTGTTAAAGAATTCAAGCAacggagatgtggtaattgCGGTGACCTAGGTCACTATAAAAAGGGCTGCAAGAATCCACCTAAACCACCACCAACAAAGACCCAGTCCAAaggtggaaggcctaaaatgggaTCGTCTTCTACTCAACAATCTAGCTCCACTGGTCAACAACAAACGCAAAATGCTGCATCTACTTCATGTCTAATGGATCAAAATAGTCAAATATAG